In Beutenbergia cavernae DSM 12333, the DNA window GTGCGGGTGCCGCCGTCGGCCTGCAGCACGTCGCAGTCGACGACGATCGTGTTCTCGCCGAGGGCGGCGACGTCGATGACGGCCCGCAGCGAGCGGCCGATCAGCCGGGAGATCTCGTGCGTCCGGCCACCGATCCGGCCGCGCACGGACTCGCGGTCGTTGCGCGTGTTCGTCGCCCGCGGCAGCATCGCGTACTCGGCGGTGACCCAGCCCTCGCCCGACCCCTTGCGCCAGCGCGGGACGCCCGCGGTGAAGGACGCCGCGCAGAGAACGCGCGTGTTCCCGAACTCCACGAGCACGCTGCCCTCGGCGGCGTCGAGCCAGCCCCGCGTGATCCGGATCGGCCGGAGGTCGTCCGGGGCGCGGCCGTCCGCTCGCACGGTCGTCGGGGCGGGGGCGTCGGTGGGGTGGGCACTCATGCGCCCAGGCTACGCGGGGATCACCCGGTGTTCTGCAGTCCTGCGGCGACGCCGTTCACCGACAGCAGCAGGAGTCGCTGCAGCTCGGGGACCTTCGCCTCGTCGGCCCCCTCGCGCAGCGCGCGGAGGGCGCGCAGCTGGATGAGCGAGAGAGCGTCGACGTACGGCGAGCGCAGCTGGACGGCGCGTCCGAGCACCCGGGACGTGGCGAGCAGCCGCTCGTGGCCCGTGATGTCGAGCACCCAGCGCCGGGTGAGGGCCAGCTCGTCGAGCACGAGCGCGGCCAGGTCCTCCCGGTCGCCCAGCTCGAGATACCGGCGTGCGATGCGCTCGTCCGTCTTCGCCAGCGACATCTCGACGTTGTCGATCATCGTCGTGAAGAGCGGCCACTCGGCGTACGCCCGGCGCAGCAGCTCGAGGTCCCCGACGGCGTCGAGCGCGGCGCCGAGGCCGAACCAGCCGGTGAGGTTGATCCGTGCCTGGGTCCACGCGAACACCCACGGGATCGCTCGCAGGTCCTCGAGCGAGTTGACCGACAGTCCGCGCTTCGCCGGGCGGGACCCGAGCGCGAGCAGACCCACCTCCTCCTGCGGCGTGACCTCGGCGAACCACTGCGGGAACCCCTCGGCCTGCACGAGGTCGTAGAACCGGCTCCGCGACACCGTGTCCATGCGTGCGGCGACGTCCGCGTACGTGGCGGCGGCCGAGGAGTTGCGTTCCTCGATCGACGGCGCGGAGGCGAGCAGCGTGGCCGCGGCCACCTGCTCGATGTGCCGCGTGGCGATGTGCGGGTTGCCGTACCGCGCGAAGATGACCTCCCCCTGCTCGGTCAGCTTGAAGCGACCGTCCACGGAGTTCGGCGGCTGGGCGAGGACGGCGCGGTTGGCCGGGCCGCCGCCCCGGCCGAGAGCGCCGCCCCGACCGTGGAAGAGCGTGAGCACGATGTCGTTGTCCTGCGCCCAGCGCGCGATGCGGCTCTGCGCGTCGTAGAGCGCGAGCGTGGCGGAGACCGGACCGACGTCCTTCGCGGAGTCGGAGTACCCGAGCATGACCTCGAGCCGTCGACCGGTCGCCGCCAGCCTCGCCTGGACCTGCGGCTGCGTGACCATGGCGTCGAGCACGTCGGTGCTCGCCTCCAGGTCCGCGAACGTCTCGAACAGCGGCACGACGTCGAGCACCGGTGCCGCCTCGGCCGAGCCCAGGGCGAGCTCGGCGAGCCGGTACACGGCGGCGATGTCGTCCGCC includes these proteins:
- the rph gene encoding ribonuclease PH, with the translated sequence MSAHPTDAPAPTTVRADGRAPDDLRPIRITRGWLDAAEGSVLVEFGNTRVLCAASFTAGVPRWRKGSGEGWVTAEYAMLPRATNTRNDRESVRGRIGGRTHEISRLIGRSLRAVIDVAALGENTIVVDCDVLQADGGTRTAAITGAYVALADAVAWGLEHGEVRRGAHVLRDSVSAVSVGIVDGAPLLDLPYAEDVRAETDMNVVVTGSGSFVEVQGTAEGAPFDRAELDALLDLALVGTRQLAAVQAAALEAPAPGHPPHPQSDAVAGDEARSVAGLA